A window of the Streptomyces sp. NBC_01351 genome harbors these coding sequences:
- a CDS encoding aminodeoxychorismate/anthranilate synthase component II, protein MSARILVVDNYDSFVFNLVQYLYQLGAECEVLRNDEVELSHAQDGFDGVLLSPGPGTPEEAGVCIDMVRHCAETGVPVFGVCLGMQSMAVAYGGVVGRAPELLHGKTSPVVHEGQGVFAGLPSPFTATRYHSLAAEPPTLPDTLEVTARTEDGIIMGLRHREHDVEGVQFHPESVLTEWGHRMLANWLVRCGDAGAVERSVGLAPVVGKAVA, encoded by the coding sequence GTGAGCGCGCGCATTCTGGTCGTGGACAACTACGACAGCTTTGTCTTCAACCTGGTCCAGTACCTCTACCAGCTCGGTGCCGAGTGCGAGGTGCTGCGCAACGACGAGGTGGAGCTCTCGCACGCGCAGGACGGTTTCGACGGCGTGCTGCTCTCCCCGGGTCCCGGGACCCCGGAGGAGGCGGGCGTCTGCATCGACATGGTCCGCCACTGCGCCGAGACGGGCGTCCCCGTCTTCGGCGTGTGCCTCGGCATGCAGTCGATGGCGGTCGCCTACGGCGGTGTCGTGGGCCGGGCGCCGGAGCTGCTGCACGGCAAGACCTCGCCGGTGGTCCACGAGGGCCAGGGCGTCTTCGCAGGGCTGCCGTCGCCCTTCACCGCGACCCGCTACCACTCGCTCGCCGCCGAGCCGCCGACCCTGCCGGACACCCTGGAGGTCACGGCGCGGACGGAGGACGGGATCATCATGGGCCTGCGCCACCGCGAGCACGACGTCGAGGGCGTGCAGTTCCACCCCGAGTCGGTGCTCACCGAGTGGGGCCACCGCATGCTGGCGAACTGGCTGGTGCGCTGCGGTGACGCGGGTGCGGTGGAGCGCTCGGTGGGGCTCGCCCCGGTGGTGGGCAAGGCCGTCGCGTGA
- a CDS encoding class E sortase, with product MSRSRRRAAAKSAPAGSRSLLAGFLSLLGEVLITVGLVLALFVAYSLWWTNVLADRQASARGDEIREQWQAPASAAPAQPGALDVQGGVGFLHVPAMRNGEVLVKKGTDPETLDDGVAGYYTEPVKSALPWDEKGNFTLAAHRDGHGAKFHNIDKVKSGDAIVFETRDTWYVYKVFAELRQTSKYNTDVINPVPKDSGKTAPGRYITLTTCTPVYTSKYRYIVWGELVRTEKVDAKRTVPAELR from the coding sequence GTGTCTCGTTCCCGCCGCCGCGCCGCGGCCAAGTCCGCGCCCGCGGGCAGTCGTAGCCTGCTCGCCGGGTTCCTGAGCCTGCTGGGCGAGGTCCTGATCACGGTGGGCCTGGTGCTGGCCCTGTTCGTGGCGTACTCGCTGTGGTGGACGAACGTCCTCGCGGACCGGCAGGCGTCGGCGCGGGGCGACGAGATCCGCGAACAGTGGCAGGCCCCCGCCTCGGCGGCGCCGGCGCAGCCGGGTGCGCTGGACGTCCAGGGCGGGGTCGGCTTCCTGCACGTGCCGGCGATGAGGAACGGCGAGGTGCTGGTCAAGAAGGGCACCGACCCGGAGACCCTCGACGACGGCGTCGCGGGCTACTACACGGAGCCGGTGAAGTCGGCGCTGCCGTGGGACGAGAAGGGGAACTTCACGCTCGCGGCGCACCGGGACGGGCACGGTGCGAAGTTCCACAACATCGACAAGGTGAAGAGCGGCGACGCGATCGTCTTCGAGACGCGGGACACCTGGTACGTGTACAAGGTCTTCGCGGAGCTGCGACAGACGTCGAAGTACAACACGGACGTGATCAACCCGGTCCCGAAGGACTCGGGCAAGACGGCCCCGGGGCGCTACATCACGCTGACCACGTGCACGCCGGTGTACACGTCGAAGTACCGGTACATCGTGTGGGGCGAGCTGGTGCGGACGGAGAAGGTGGACGCGAAGCGGACGGTGCCGGCGGAGTTGCGGTAG
- a CDS encoding restriction endonuclease, which translates to MIDETVLLESRTLRTSVLERTHVLDKVKALSLLPDGMHVTTAMVAAYYQVGERAINAIVQRHRAELEENGLRVLRGADLQEFLSCNVQLRSPGRGLAVYSRRTVLNVGMLLRDSEVARQVRTYLLDAEYEVRTRPVDNLIHRVTWGELDERIDSRITDVLGKTVVPMFNALIETSGEQSRELISLRNDVEQIQIKLIEHDIQLSRLQRGQDVKALTGVIGTIDAMNWREFEEHVAELLRRDGCTDVKLYGGHGGDRGVDISARTADGRTVAVQCKNFAPFRHVLSGEMQKFLGASKVLHKADVALYVATCAFTRESLAIAAQGGVTAVHRGLLEAWSAGVQLQVLR; encoded by the coding sequence ATGATCGACGAGACGGTGCTGCTGGAGTCGAGGACCCTGCGCACGAGCGTGCTGGAGCGGACGCACGTCCTGGACAAGGTGAAGGCGCTGTCACTGCTGCCAGACGGAATGCATGTGACGACGGCGATGGTGGCGGCCTATTACCAAGTAGGCGAGCGGGCCATCAACGCGATCGTCCAACGGCACCGGGCCGAACTCGAAGAGAACGGCCTCAGGGTCCTTCGCGGCGCTGACCTACAAGAATTTCTAAGCTGCAACGTGCAGCTTAGAAGCCCTGGGCGGGGACTTGCCGTCTACTCCAGGCGCACGGTGCTGAACGTCGGAATGCTGCTCCGTGACAGCGAAGTCGCACGTCAGGTGCGTACGTACCTCCTCGACGCCGAGTACGAAGTCCGCACACGCCCTGTGGATAACCTTATCCACAGGGTCACTTGGGGCGAGCTGGATGAGCGCATCGACAGCCGCATCACCGACGTACTGGGCAAGACCGTCGTGCCCATGTTCAACGCCCTCATCGAGACATCCGGCGAGCAGAGCCGCGAGCTGATCTCCCTCCGCAACGACGTCGAGCAGATCCAGATCAAGCTCATCGAGCACGACATCCAGCTCAGTCGCCTCCAGCGCGGCCAGGACGTGAAGGCCCTCACCGGGGTCATCGGGACCATCGACGCCATGAACTGGCGGGAGTTCGAGGAGCACGTCGCCGAGCTGCTCCGGCGCGACGGCTGCACCGACGTCAAGCTGTACGGCGGTCACGGTGGCGACCGTGGGGTAGACATCTCCGCCCGCACCGCCGACGGACGCACGGTCGCCGTCCAGTGCAAGAACTTCGCGCCCTTCCGGCACGTGCTGAGCGGCGAGATGCAGAAGTTCCTCGGCGCCTCCAAGGTCCTCCACAAGGCCGACGTGGCCCTCTACGTGGCCACGTGCGCCTTCACCCGCGAATCCCTGGCCATCGCCGCCCAGGGAGGCGTCACAGCCGTCCACAGGGGCCTCCTGGAGGCCTGGAGCGCGGGAGTCCAGCTCCAGGTGCTGCGCTGA
- the pknB gene encoding Stk1 family PASTA domain-containing Ser/Thr kinase yields the protein MEEPRRLGGRYELSHVLGRGGMAEVYLAHDTRLGRTVAVKTLRADLARDPSFQARFRREAQSAASLNHPAIVAVYDTGEDYVDNISIPYIVMEYVDGSTLRELLHSGRKLLPERTLEMCIGILQALEYSHRAGIVHRDIKPANVMLTRTGQVKVMDFGIARAMGDSGMTMTQTAAVIGTAQYLSPEQAKGEQVDARSDLYSAGCLLYELLSVRPPFVGDSPVAVAYQHVREEPQPPSNFDSEITPEMDAIVLKALVKDPDYRYQSADEMRADIEACLDGQPVAATATMGGAGYGYPDPNHGYGQQGYDQPTTALRTADPGQTSMLPPMNGNDGGYGYGGDPNHGGYDQGPHRRQSQKKSKASTILLVAAGLLVLIGAILIGRSLLGDGADNRPAVPKLIGQTFEQAQKSGENVGIVVVKGADAPCDDQPRGNVCKQDKAPETKVDKNSTVTVTVSTGAPKVAIPSVTDLTYEQAEAALKEKGFQVDRKPEESSRPAGIVLSQNPKAGGEAEKNSVVTLTVSKELSKATVPDLMGKTKEEAIALLTAAKLKLGSTTEMESPGAAPKTIIQQQFAAGEQLEVNKTVNVTIAKATQQTTVPLPANRTLGQYKDELRRANLKLGNITGPTDDNAIVMATNPPGGSPINTGANVDVVTMAGQQDGGGLFGGLNGRR from the coding sequence ATGGAAGAGCCGCGTCGCCTCGGCGGCCGGTACGAGCTGAGCCACGTGCTCGGCCGCGGTGGCATGGCCGAGGTCTACCTCGCCCACGACACCCGGCTCGGCCGTACCGTCGCCGTCAAGACCCTGCGCGCCGATCTCGCCCGCGACCCGTCCTTCCAGGCCCGGTTCCGGCGCGAGGCCCAATCGGCCGCGTCGCTGAACCACCCGGCGATCGTCGCCGTCTACGACACCGGCGAGGACTACGTCGACAACATCTCCATCCCGTACATCGTGATGGAGTACGTCGACGGATCCACCCTGCGCGAACTCCTGCACTCCGGCCGCAAACTGCTGCCCGAGCGCACCCTGGAAATGTGCATCGGCATCCTCCAGGCCCTCGAGTACTCGCACCGCGCCGGCATCGTCCACCGCGACATCAAGCCCGCCAACGTGATGCTGACCCGCACCGGCCAGGTCAAGGTCATGGACTTCGGCATCGCCCGCGCCATGGGCGACTCCGGCATGACCATGACGCAGACCGCCGCCGTCATCGGCACCGCCCAGTACCTCTCCCCCGAGCAGGCCAAGGGCGAACAGGTCGACGCACGCTCCGACCTCTACTCCGCGGGCTGCCTGCTCTACGAACTCCTCAGCGTCCGGCCCCCGTTCGTCGGCGACTCCCCCGTGGCCGTCGCCTACCAGCACGTACGGGAAGAACCGCAGCCGCCGTCGAACTTCGACTCCGAGATCACGCCCGAAATGGACGCCATCGTCCTCAAGGCACTGGTCAAGGACCCCGACTACCGCTACCAGTCCGCCGACGAGATGCGCGCCGACATCGAGGCCTGCCTCGACGGCCAGCCCGTCGCCGCCACCGCCACCATGGGCGGAGCCGGCTACGGCTACCCCGACCCGAACCACGGCTACGGGCAGCAGGGCTACGACCAGCCCACCACTGCCCTGCGCACCGCCGACCCCGGCCAGACCTCCATGCTCCCGCCGATGAACGGGAACGACGGCGGCTACGGCTACGGCGGCGACCCGAACCACGGCGGCTACGACCAGGGCCCGCACCGCCGCCAGAGCCAGAAGAAGAGCAAGGCCTCCACGATCCTCCTCGTCGCGGCCGGCCTCCTCGTCCTCATCGGCGCGATCCTCATCGGCCGCTCCCTCCTGGGCGACGGCGCCGACAACCGCCCGGCCGTGCCCAAGCTCATCGGCCAGACCTTCGAGCAGGCCCAGAAGAGCGGCGAGAACGTCGGCATCGTCGTGGTCAAGGGCGCCGACGCACCCTGCGACGACCAGCCCAGGGGCAACGTCTGCAAGCAGGACAAGGCGCCGGAAACCAAGGTCGACAAGAACTCGACGGTCACGGTGACGGTCTCCACGGGCGCGCCGAAGGTGGCCATCCCCAGCGTGACCGACCTGACCTACGAGCAGGCCGAGGCGGCGCTGAAGGAGAAGGGCTTCCAGGTCGACCGCAAGCCCGAGGAGTCCTCCCGCCCCGCAGGGATCGTCCTCTCGCAAAACCCGAAGGCTGGCGGCGAGGCGGAGAAGAACTCCGTAGTCACGCTGACCGTCTCCAAGGAACTCTCCAAGGCCACGGTCCCCGACCTCATGGGCAAGACCAAGGAGGAGGCGATCGCGCTCCTCACCGCCGCGAAGCTGAAGCTCGGCAGCACGACGGAGATGGAGTCCCCCGGGGCCGCACCGAAGACGATCATCCAGCAGCAGTTCGCGGCGGGTGAGCAGCTGGAGGTCAACAAGACGGTGAACGTGACCATCGCCAAGGCCACCCAGCAGACCACGGTCCCGCTGCCGGCCAACCGGACGCTCGGCCAGTACAAGGACGAGCTCCGCCGCGCCAACCTGAAGCTGGGCAACATCACCGGCCCGACGGACGACAACGCGATCGTGATGGCCACCAACCCGCCCGGCGGCAGCCCCATCAACACGGGCGCGAACGTCGACGTGGTCACCATGGCCGGCCAGCAGGACGGCGGCGGCCTCTTCGGAGGCCTGAACGGCCGCCGCTAG
- a CDS encoding peptidoglycan D,D-transpeptidase FtsI family protein, which produces MNKPLRRISLFCGLLVLALLIRTNWLQYVQAEELSTRKENRRVQIAQYATERGNIIVAGEPITGSAVTDGSDYKFKRTYVDGPLWAPVTGYASQAFGSTQLESLEDGILTGNDDRLFFDRTIGMFTGEKKQGGNVVTTLNPAAQKAAFEKLGSKKGAVAAIDPRTGAILALVSTPSYDPSRFAGNSIADGKAWNELKDSEDKNLVNRALRETYPPGSTFKVVTAAAALEHGVVQDINAPTDTPEPYILPGTKTQLPNSHNMNCEKFTLNKALEVSCNSVFANMGDKVGRDKMVETAQKFGFNNDKIDTPVRAFASVYDKTMGKDGNAQSAIGQFNTAATPLQMAMVTAAIANDGKLMKPYMVANLTAPNLDVIEKHEPTEMSRPLSAANAQKVQQMMVNVVENGTGKPAKIKDTVVGGKTGTAQHGEKNAKKPYAWFISYAENPDGTSPVAVAVVIEDSGADREDISGGGLAAPVAKAVMDAVLKSQG; this is translated from the coding sequence ATGAACAAGCCCCTGCGCCGCATCTCGCTCTTCTGCGGGCTGCTCGTCCTCGCGCTGCTGATCCGTACGAACTGGCTCCAGTACGTGCAGGCCGAGGAACTCAGCACGCGCAAGGAGAACCGCCGGGTCCAGATCGCCCAGTACGCCACCGAACGCGGCAACATCATCGTCGCCGGCGAACCGATCACCGGCTCCGCGGTCACCGACGGCAGCGACTACAAGTTCAAGCGGACCTACGTGGACGGCCCCCTCTGGGCCCCCGTCACCGGATACGCCTCCCAGGCCTTCGGCTCCACGCAGCTCGAATCCCTCGAGGACGGCATCCTCACCGGCAACGACGACCGGCTGTTCTTCGACCGCACCATCGGCATGTTCACCGGCGAGAAGAAGCAGGGCGGCAACGTCGTCACCACGCTCAACCCCGCCGCCCAGAAGGCCGCCTTCGAAAAGCTCGGCAGCAAGAAGGGCGCGGTCGCCGCCATCGACCCGCGCACCGGCGCCATCCTCGCCCTCGTCTCCACCCCCTCGTACGACCCCTCCCGCTTCGCCGGCAACTCCATTGCCGACGGGAAGGCCTGGAACGAGCTGAAGGACAGCGAGGACAAGAACCTCGTCAACCGCGCCCTGCGCGAGACCTACCCGCCCGGCTCCACCTTCAAGGTCGTCACCGCCGCCGCCGCCCTCGAACACGGCGTCGTCCAGGACATCAACGCCCCGACCGACACCCCCGAGCCGTACATCCTGCCGGGCACCAAGACCCAGCTGCCCAACTCGCACAACATGAACTGCGAGAAGTTCACCCTCAACAAGGCCCTCGAGGTCTCCTGCAACTCCGTCTTCGCCAACATGGGCGACAAGGTGGGGCGCGACAAGATGGTGGAGACCGCGCAGAAGTTCGGCTTCAACAACGACAAGATCGACACCCCGGTCCGTGCCTTCGCCAGCGTCTACGACAAGACCATGGGCAAGGACGGCAACGCCCAGAGCGCCATCGGCCAGTTCAACACCGCCGCCACCCCGCTCCAGATGGCCATGGTCACCGCCGCGATCGCCAACGACGGCAAGCTGATGAAGCCGTACATGGTCGCCAACCTCACCGCGCCCAACCTCGACGTCATCGAGAAGCACGAACCGACCGAGATGAGCCGGCCCCTCTCCGCCGCCAACGCGCAGAAGGTCCAGCAGATGATGGTCAACGTCGTCGAGAACGGCACCGGCAAGCCGGCCAAGATCAAGGACACCGTCGTCGGCGGCAAGACCGGCACCGCCCAGCACGGCGAGAAGAACGCCAAGAAGCCCTACGCCTGGTTCATCTCCTACGCCGAGAACCCCGACGGCACCTCCCCCGTCGCCGTCGCCGTCGTCATCGAGGACAGCGGCGCCGACCGCGAGGACATCAGCGGCGGCGGCCTCGCCGCCCCCGTCGCCAAGGCGGTCATGGACGCCGTACTCAAGAGCCAGGGCTGA
- a CDS encoding FtsW/RodA/SpoVE family cell cycle protein: protein MSVVTNTTTIGAIELPSRRNTELMLLGFAVVIPIFAYANVGLAMNGSLPPGMLLYGLGLAALAGIAHLVVRRYAKYADPLLLPLGILLNGLGLVLIWRLDQSERLQTRAKVAFGAFSESAPNQMLYTALGIALFSGVLLVFKDHRVLQRFTYISMVTALVLLLLPLVPGLGADVFGAKIWIRVAGFSIQPGEFAKIVLAVFFAGYLMVKRDALALASRRFMGLYLPRGRDLGPIVAIWAVSLLILIFENDLGTSLLFFGMFVIMLYVATERTSWIVIGLLMSVGGAVVVASFSSHVGARVSAWLDPFGCWQRMEADAGACEQIAQSIMSFGSGGVLGTGWGQGNSDLIGFATNSDFIFATVGEELGLTGVMAFLLLYGLIIERGVRTALAARDPFGKLFAIGLSGAFALQIFVVAGGVMGLIPLTGMTMPFLASGGSSVLANWALIAILIRISDTARRPAPAPAPSPDSEMTQVVRPS, encoded by the coding sequence ATGAGCGTTGTCACCAACACGACCACCATCGGCGCCATCGAGCTGCCGAGCCGACGGAACACCGAGCTCATGCTGCTCGGCTTCGCCGTGGTCATCCCGATCTTCGCCTACGCCAACGTGGGCCTCGCGATGAACGGCAGCCTGCCCCCCGGCATGCTGCTCTACGGCCTCGGCCTCGCCGCCCTCGCCGGGATCGCGCACCTCGTCGTACGCCGCTACGCCAAGTACGCCGACCCGCTGCTGCTGCCCCTCGGCATCCTGCTCAACGGGCTCGGCCTGGTGCTGATCTGGCGGCTGGACCAGTCGGAGCGCCTGCAGACCCGAGCCAAGGTGGCCTTCGGCGCGTTCTCCGAGTCCGCGCCCAACCAGATGCTCTACACGGCGCTCGGCATCGCCCTGTTCTCCGGCGTCCTCCTGGTCTTCAAGGACCACCGCGTGCTCCAGCGGTTCACCTACATCTCGATGGTCACCGCCCTGGTGCTGCTCCTCCTGCCGCTCGTCCCCGGCCTCGGCGCGGACGTCTTCGGCGCCAAGATCTGGATCCGCGTCGCCGGATTCTCCATCCAGCCCGGCGAGTTCGCGAAGATCGTCCTCGCGGTGTTCTTCGCCGGCTACCTGATGGTGAAGCGTGACGCCCTGGCCCTGGCCTCCCGCCGGTTCATGGGCCTCTACCTGCCGCGCGGCCGCGACCTCGGCCCGATCGTGGCGATCTGGGCGGTGAGCCTGCTCATCCTGATCTTCGAGAACGACCTCGGCACCTCGCTGCTGTTCTTCGGCATGTTCGTGATCATGCTGTACGTGGCGACCGAGAGGACCAGCTGGATCGTCATCGGCCTGCTGATGTCCGTCGGCGGCGCCGTCGTCGTCGCCTCCTTCTCCAGCCACGTCGGAGCCCGCGTCAGCGCCTGGCTCGACCCCTTCGGCTGCTGGCAGCGCATGGAAGCCGACGCCGGCGCCTGCGAGCAGATCGCCCAGTCGATCATGAGCTTCGGCTCGGGCGGCGTCCTCGGCACCGGCTGGGGCCAGGGCAACTCCGACCTGATCGGCTTCGCCACCAACTCCGACTTCATCTTCGCCACCGTCGGCGAAGAGCTCGGCCTCACCGGGGTCATGGCCTTCCTCCTGCTCTACGGCCTGATCATCGAGCGCGGCGTACGCACCGCCCTCGCCGCCCGAGACCCCTTCGGCAAGCTCTTCGCCATCGGCCTCTCCGGCGCCTTCGCCCTCCAGATCTTCGTCGTCGCCGGCGGAGTCATGGGCCTCATCCCCCTCACCGGCATGACGATGCCCTTCCTCGCCTCCGGCGGCTCCTCCGTCCTCGCGAACTGGGCCCTCATCGCCATCCTCATCCGGATCAGCGACACCGCACGCCGCCCCGCCCCGGCCCCCGCCCCGTCCCCCGACTCCGAGATGACCCAGGTGGTCCGCCCGTCATGA
- a CDS encoding PP2C family protein-serine/threonine phosphatase: MSLSLRFAAGSHKGMIREGNEDSGYAGPRLLAIADGMGGQAAGEVASSEVISTLVQLDDDVPGSDILTSLATAVQRANDQLRLMVEEDPQLEGMGTTLTALLWTGQRLGLVHVGDSRAYLLRDGVLTQITQDHTWVQRLVDEGRITEEEATTHPQRSLLMRALGSGDIVEPDLSIREVRAGDRYLICSDGLSGVVSHQTLEETLADYHGPRATVQSLIQLALRGGGPDNITCIVADVLDTDSGDTLAAQVSDTPVVVGAVAENQHQLFDGGNAMQTPAGRASGLGRQAPPPAGAFGPPGSGEAPGYGGYPDQGQGGGGYGSFGEADAYDADGGYEDTYDHPRKHRGKGRKWATRTLTLLLVAGVIGGGLYAGWRWTQTQYYVGIKGEHVALFRGISQKLGPLELSKVETDRPDIELKYLPPFKRKLVEDTISEGSLPAAREKIDELGVQASACQKDEERRKAEAQGQTPGATLTPAEQQVVGLCVKQ; the protein is encoded by the coding sequence ATGAGTCTGTCCCTGCGGTTCGCCGCCGGATCGCACAAGGGCATGATCCGCGAGGGCAACGAGGACTCCGGCTACGCCGGCCCCCGTCTCCTCGCGATCGCCGACGGCATGGGCGGCCAGGCCGCGGGCGAAGTCGCCAGCTCCGAGGTGATCTCCACCCTCGTGCAGCTCGACGACGACGTCCCGGGCTCCGACATCCTCACCTCCCTCGCCACGGCAGTGCAGCGCGCCAACGACCAGCTGCGCCTGATGGTCGAGGAGGACCCCCAGCTCGAAGGCATGGGCACCACCCTGACCGCCCTGCTGTGGACCGGCCAGCGCCTCGGCCTCGTCCACGTCGGCGACTCCCGCGCCTACCTGCTGCGCGACGGCGTCCTCACGCAGATCACCCAGGACCACACCTGGGTGCAGCGCCTCGTCGACGAGGGCCGCATCACCGAAGAGGAAGCCACCACCCACCCGCAGCGCTCCCTGCTGATGCGCGCACTGGGCAGCGGCGACATCGTCGAACCCGACCTCTCCATCCGCGAGGTCCGCGCCGGCGACCGCTACCTGATCTGCTCCGACGGGCTCTCCGGCGTCGTCTCCCACCAGACCCTGGAAGAGACCCTCGCCGACTACCACGGCCCCCGCGCCACCGTGCAGTCGCTCATCCAGCTCGCCCTGCGCGGCGGCGGCCCCGACAACATCACCTGCATCGTCGCCGACGTCCTCGACACCGACAGCGGCGACACCCTCGCCGCCCAGGTCAGCGACACCCCCGTCGTCGTCGGCGCCGTCGCCGAGAACCAGCACCAGCTCTTCGACGGCGGCAACGCCATGCAGACCCCCGCCGGCCGCGCCTCCGGCCTCGGCCGCCAGGCCCCGCCCCCCGCCGGCGCCTTCGGCCCCCCCGGCAGCGGCGAAGCCCCCGGCTACGGCGGCTACCCCGACCAGGGCCAGGGCGGCGGCGGATACGGAAGCTTCGGCGAAGCCGACGCCTACGACGCCGACGGCGGCTACGAGGACACCTACGACCACCCCCGCAAGCACCGCGGCAAGGGGCGCAAGTGGGCCACCCGCACCCTGACCCTGCTGCTCGTCGCCGGCGTCATCGGCGGCGGCCTGTACGCCGGCTGGCGCTGGACCCAGACCCAGTACTACGTCGGCATCAAGGGCGAACACGTCGCGCTCTTCCGCGGCATCAGCCAGAAGCTCGGCCCGCTGGAGCTCTCCAAAGTGGAGACCGACCGCCCCGACATCGAACTGAAGTACCTGCCGCCCTTCAAGCGCAAGCTCGTCGAGGACACCATCAGCGAAGGCAGCCTCCCGGCCGCCCGCGAAAAGATCGACGAACTCGGCGTCCAGGCCTCCGCCTGCCAGAAGGACGAAGAACGCCGCAAGGCCGAGGCACAGGGCCAGACACCGGGCGCCACACTGACTCCCGCGGAGCAGCAAGTGGTCGGCCTGTGCGTCAAGCAGTAG
- a CDS encoding FHA domain-containing protein FhaB/FipA — translation MSELTLTVMRLGFLAVLWLFVIVAVQVIRSDLFGTRVTQRGSRRGGATSAPQQAGRQSAPPQQRQRRGAPTKLVVSEGTLTGTTVALAGQTITLGRAHDSTIVLDDDYASSRHARIYPDRDGQWIVEDLGSTNGTYLDRTRLTTPTPIPPGAPIRIGKTVIELRK, via the coding sequence ATGTCAGAGCTGACCCTGACGGTCATGCGGTTGGGTTTCCTGGCCGTTCTGTGGCTGTTCGTCATCGTGGCCGTCCAGGTCATCCGCAGCGACCTCTTCGGAACGAGAGTGACGCAACGCGGCTCCCGCCGCGGCGGCGCCACCAGCGCGCCGCAGCAGGCCGGGCGGCAATCCGCGCCACCGCAGCAGCGCCAGCGCCGCGGTGCGCCCACCAAACTCGTAGTCTCCGAGGGCACCCTCACGGGCACCACCGTGGCCCTCGCCGGCCAGACGATCACGCTGGGCCGCGCCCACGACTCCACGATCGTGCTGGACGACGACTACGCGTCCAGCCGTCATGCCAGGATCTACCCCGACAGGGACGGCCAGTGGATCGTCGAGGATCTCGGGTCCACCAACGGCACATATCTCGACCGGACCCGGCTGACCACCCCGACGCCCATTCCGCCGGGCGCCCCGATCCGCATCGGCAAGACCGTCATCGAGCTGCGGAAGTAG
- a CDS encoding DUF3662 and FHA domain-containing protein — MGVLKRFEQRLEGLVNGTFAKVFKSEVQPVEIAGALQRECDNNATIWNRERTVVPNDFIVELSTGDYDRLSPYSGQLGDELAGLVRDYAKQQRYSFMGPIKVHLEKADDLDTGLYRVRSRTLASSTSQAQPPAAPQGQQGGYGYPPAAAPPMPAGPPPGAPRRPATGGPAPVPTGGAPRRHWIEINGTRHQISRPTLVLGRSTEADVRIDDPGVSRRHCEIRTGTPSTIQDLGSTNGIVVDGQHTTRATLRDGSRIVVGSTTIIYRQAEG, encoded by the coding sequence ATGGGAGTCCTGAAGCGGTTCGAGCAGCGACTCGAAGGTCTGGTGAACGGCACCTTCGCCAAGGTCTTCAAGTCCGAGGTCCAGCCGGTGGAGATCGCCGGCGCCCTCCAGCGGGAGTGCGACAACAACGCCACCATCTGGAACCGCGAGCGGACCGTCGTCCCCAACGACTTCATCGTCGAACTCAGCACCGGCGACTACGACCGCCTGAGCCCCTACTCCGGGCAGCTCGGCGACGAGCTCGCGGGCCTGGTCCGCGACTACGCCAAGCAGCAGCGCTACAGCTTCATGGGCCCCATCAAGGTCCACCTGGAGAAGGCCGACGACCTCGACACCGGCCTCTACCGGGTCCGCAGCCGCACCCTCGCCTCCAGCACCTCCCAGGCACAGCCGCCCGCGGCCCCCCAGGGCCAGCAGGGCGGCTACGGCTACCCGCCGGCCGCCGCCCCGCCGATGCCCGCAGGACCGCCCCCCGGCGCCCCGCGCCGGCCGGCCACCGGCGGACCGGCCCCCGTACCCACCGGAGGCGCCCCACGGCGCCACTGGATCGAGATCAACGGCACCCGCCACCAGATCTCGCGCCCCACGCTCGTACTCGGCCGAAGCACCGAAGCCGACGTGCGGATCGACGACCCCGGCGTATCCCGCCGGCACTGTGAGATCCGGACCGGAACGCCCTCGACGATCCAGGATCTCGGGTCCACCAACGGCATCGTGGTGGACGGGCAGCACACCACCCGCGCTACGCTCCGCGACGGCTCGCGGATCGTCGTGGGCAGCACCACCATCATTTACCGGCAAGCCGAAGGGTGA